Proteins from a genomic interval of Kaistia defluvii:
- a CDS encoding DUF763 domain-containing protein has translation MAKRAGSADLPLHGGHVPRWLSDRMTKLGAVISEAIVQEYGRDELLRRLAHPFWFQSFGAVMGMDWHSSGITTSVLGALKRGLTPLSRELGIHVCGGKGRHSRQTPQELIGIGERVGFDGMALAKASRLVAKVDSAAIQDGFDLYLHGFIVTDDGHWVVVQQGMNDDTHQARRYHWLSEGLTSFVEAPHAAIDGVQQGEIVNLTDKRAEASRSGQLTMLADLGPDKIALEFAALRAETAPPPPATDQMLLPHLIMPAHHDVRSSDVVTRRLHGALAAAADQGPADFADLLLVPGVGARTVQALAMVAEVVHGAPYRFSDPARFSFAHGGKDRHPFPVPLRVYDHTIRVMTSAVQKAKLGEAEEMAALKRLDEQARRLERVATGPSVEEMIADERERSASYAGRSVFGWE, from the coding sequence ATGGCCAAGCGAGCCGGGAGCGCGGATCTGCCGCTGCATGGCGGGCATGTGCCGCGCTGGCTCTCCGACCGGATGACGAAGCTCGGCGCCGTGATCAGCGAGGCGATCGTGCAGGAATATGGTCGCGACGAACTGTTGCGCCGGCTTGCCCATCCGTTCTGGTTCCAGTCCTTCGGCGCCGTCATGGGCATGGACTGGCACTCGTCCGGCATCACCACCAGCGTGCTCGGGGCGCTGAAGCGCGGACTGACGCCGCTTTCCCGCGAACTCGGCATCCATGTCTGCGGCGGCAAGGGACGGCATTCCCGCCAGACGCCGCAGGAACTGATCGGGATCGGCGAGCGGGTCGGTTTCGACGGAATGGCGCTGGCCAAGGCCAGCCGACTGGTTGCCAAGGTCGACAGCGCGGCCATCCAGGATGGGTTCGATCTCTATCTGCACGGCTTCATCGTCACCGATGACGGCCATTGGGTGGTCGTGCAGCAGGGCATGAACGACGACACGCATCAGGCGCGCCGCTATCACTGGCTGTCCGAGGGGCTGACGAGCTTCGTCGAGGCGCCGCATGCGGCGATCGACGGCGTGCAACAGGGCGAAATCGTCAACCTGACCGACAAGCGCGCCGAGGCCTCACGCTCCGGCCAACTCACCATGCTCGCCGATCTCGGGCCCGACAAGATCGCGCTGGAGTTCGCCGCGCTGCGCGCCGAGACGGCCCCGCCGCCGCCCGCGACCGACCAGATGCTGCTGCCGCATCTGATCATGCCGGCGCATCATGACGTGCGTTCCAGCGACGTCGTGACGAGACGGCTGCATGGGGCGCTGGCCGCAGCGGCCGACCAGGGGCCGGCCGATTTCGCGGATCTGCTGTTGGTGCCGGGCGTCGGCGCCCGGACGGTGCAGGCGCTGGCGATGGTGGCGGAAGTGGTGCATGGCGCGCCCTATCGCTTCAGCGACCCGGCCCGCTTCTCCTTCGCGCATGGCGGCAAGGACCGCCACCCCTTCCCCGTGCCGCTCCGCGTCTATGACCACACGATCCGCGTCATGACCTCGGCCGTCCAGAAGGCGAAGCTCGGCGAGGCGGAAGAGATGGCGGCACTGAAGCGGCTCGACGAGCAGGCCCGCCGGCTGGAACGCGTCGCAACCGGGCCGAGCGTCGAGGAAATGATCGCCGACGAGCGCGAACGGTCGGCAAGCTATGCCGGCCGCAGCGTGTTTGGCTGGGAGTAG